CCGGGGGATCGTCGACGCCCACGGCCAGCGCAGCCTGTCGCTGGCCTCCTTCTACCTCGCCAGCCCGGCGCTGCTGGTGACGGTGCTCGAGGACACCGACCCGTCGCGGGTGCTGTCCGGGCCGCTGGTCGCGACCGCGGCCGGGGTGGTGGTCAGCGCGGGCATCATGCTCGCGGTCGCTCGGGTGCGTCGCCTCGATCCCGGGACCTCGGTGGTGGCCACCCTGTGCGCGGCGTACGTCAACGCGGGCAACCTCGGCATCCCGATCGCGGCCTATGCCCTGGGCGACGCGGCGCTGGTCGTCCCGGCGCTGCTGATGCAGCTGCTGGTGCTCCAGCCGCTGGCGCTGACCGTGCTCGACGTGGTGACCAGCCCGGAGCGGCCGTCGGTGCTGCGGATCCTGTCCCGGCCGGTGACCAACCCGCTCACGATCGCCTCCGTCGCCGGTCTGCTGCTCGCCGCGACCGACACCACGCTGCCGCAGCCGGTGCACGCCCCGCTGGAGCTGGTGGCGGGGATGGCGGTGCCCGCGATGCTCATCGCGTACGGCGTCGCGCTGCGTCTCGGCCCGTTGCCCGGGCGCGGGGTGACGCCGCGAGCGCTCGCCACCGTGACGTCGCTGAAGATGGTGGTGCAGCCGGCGGCGGCGTACGTCGTCGGGCGGTTCGGGGTCGGGCTGGAGGGGACCGAGCTGTTCGCGGTCACCCTGCTCTCGGCGCTGCCGACGGCGCAGAACGTCTTCGTGGTCGCGATGCGCTACGAGCGCGGCGTGCTGCTCGCCCGCGACGCCATCTTCGTCTCCACCATGGCTTCCGCGCCGGTGGCGATCCTGATCTCGGCGCTCCTCGCCTGACCACCCTCCCCAGCGTGGTCGGGTCGATGCCGTAGGTTCTGGCCGTGGGTGTCGTCGGCAACATCGATCGCGGGCAGAGGCGGAGATCCGTCATCGGCTTCCCGCTCGCGGTCATCTACAAGTTCTTCGACGACCAGGGCAACTACCTCGCGGCGATCCTGACCTTCTACGCCTTCCTCTCGATCTTCCCGCTCCTGCTGCTGGCCACCTCGATCCTCGGCTTCTTCCTCGACGGCAACCCACGGCTGCAGGAGCAGGTCCTCGACTCGGCGCTCGGCCAGTTCCCCATCATCGGCGACCAGCTCGGCCGGCCGGACGGCATCACGGGATCCACCGGCGGCATCATCGTCGGCTCGCTGACCGCTCTGTACGGCGCGCTCGGGCTCGGTCTGGCGCTGCAGAACGTGCAGTCCGCTGCCTGGGCGGTGCCGCGCAACAGTCGCCCGCACCCGGTGATGACCCGGGTCAACAGCCTCTTCTTGCTCTTCGTCGCAGGTACCTTCATCTTCACGATCTCGATCGGCTCGGCGGTCCTCACCGAGACCGACCTGGTCGGCTCGCTCTCGCGGCACGGCTGGTTCCACTGGCTGGTGCGGCTGCTGACGGTGGCGATCCTCGGTTCGGCGATGACCGTGCTGCTGCGGGTGGCCGCCGCCCGCGCGATCCGGGACCGCGGGATCCGGGCCGCGC
This region of Nocardioides sp. L-11A genomic DNA includes:
- a CDS encoding YihY/virulence factor BrkB family protein; this translates as MGVVGNIDRGQRRRSVIGFPLAVIYKFFDDQGNYLAAILTFYAFLSIFPLLLLATSILGFFLDGNPRLQEQVLDSALGQFPIIGDQLGRPDGITGSTGGIIVGSLTALYGALGLGLALQNVQSAAWAVPRNSRPHPVMTRVNSLFLLFVAGTFIFTISIGSAVLTETDLVGSLSRHGWFHWLVRLLTVAILGSAMTVLLRVAAARAIRDRGIRAAPGGFTVAVLWQFLQYIGTAYVTNVIASADRNGMATFGVVLGLMGLLYIGAIMGVLGIEVNVVLARKLWPRALLTPFTDSVDLTEADRRAYAMYAQMQRHKGFETVAVRFDGRDGDSHEIVLDPRTEEVHKQHIPGRPPRPEAADEPTQPVNLHDSLPPSI
- a CDS encoding AEC family transporter, giving the protein MTGVLEGFATIAIVIALGALLADRGIVDAHGQRSLSLASFYLASPALLVTVLEDTDPSRVLSGPLVATAAGVVVSAGIMLAVARVRRLDPGTSVVATLCAAYVNAGNLGIPIAAYALGDAALVVPALLMQLLVLQPLALTVLDVVTSPERPSVLRILSRPVTNPLTIASVAGLLLAATDTTLPQPVHAPLELVAGMAVPAMLIAYGVALRLGPLPGRGVTPRALATVTSLKMVVQPAAAYVVGRFGVGLEGTELFAVTLLSALPTAQNVFVVAMRYERGVLLARDAIFVSTMASAPVAILISALLA